Part of the Neodiprion pinetum isolate iyNeoPine1 unplaced genomic scaffold, iyNeoPine1.2 ptg000103l, whole genome shotgun sequence genome is shown below.
CAGGCCTACGTGACATTCCGCACGTCCAGCGCTCGACCACGTGCACTTCTTAGGAATAACCACATTtgttagaataaataaataactgtaacCAGAGCGGCCAGCGGGACTCGAAGCACTTAAACAAAGGTTCGTAGGCGAACCCTAACATAAACACCCGCTGAGCGTTCATCCTAGTAAAGATAAGATTTTGCATAGTTAAGATACGCTCTAGACTAAACAGCCCCGGACCTCGGTACAATAAACAGACAGAAGCAATAAATCGTCCAAGTACCGAGAAGCACTTAAGAGGAAACATCGACACGGCGATCCGATACCCGAGGAGAAACTGAGCCAAACAATTCCAGCCCAGGCCGACGGACCGACGCCAACTCAGAACAAAGGCCAAGGGTCGAGCGGGAAAAACCTGTTCTACTCGACCGCCATAAACAGGGATGAAAGCCAGACCCGCACTTAGCCAGGGACCGGTTTACAACAGGGCCATAAACCAGACAACCCTCACAGCATGACGTCAGGCCCCAAACACGTGCAAGCAGGCAGGCAGCGACAAGTCGGCGCCGGACCCCGAACACGTGCACGCAGGCAGGCAGCAACAGGTTGGACCTAACGGGACTCCGCCAACAAAGAGCCGCATTCCAAGGCTCTGACGTCACGCGCGCCTACGTGACACCGAGCGCGTCAAGGCAGGCCAGCAGCGCGCGCACCATCGCCCCGCGCATGCGCACCAGGACACTCGAGAGCTGAGACGGTCGACGCTTCGCACCCTGGACAACACTTCTCATCCGCGCTTCAAGCAGACCAGTCGAGTTCTTGTAAATCTCTACGAGTTACACAGTTAGCTTGCACGTTTAGAACTTGTACACATTCGCTAGTTCTTGTAAATCTCTACGAGTCGCACAGTTGACTTGCACGTTTAGAACTAGTATACATTCGCTATAGCTTAAGCGCTCTGTTTAACGTAAACTCTTAATATACGCGACTAGAATACTAAACATTGTAcctttttcgaattatctgTAACAATATACTAAACACATAGATTTATTTCATCGAGTTCTCATTTCTTGAACCTAAAACTAGAGTCAGTGAATAACCCAAGGTAATTCCCTTTTACCCACATTAACATTGGTTGTTAGCGGAGACGCTGACTTAATTAAGCTTGTAAAACTAGCTTTTCCAAGTTAATTAACTCCCACCCCTTTCTATATCGGTAGATGTCAAAGTCCAGTAAACGTCACGGTCGTAAGAATAGACATCGCGCAGGCCGACGACTACAGGCTAAGAAGCAAGCTATATTACAAGCCAGAATCAAACGTATCAACGGTCCAGTAGAGATCCTTCCGATCTATACACAACCTAGCTCTAACGAAGAATCGGGCTCTTTCTCGTCGCACGCATCCAGCCAACCCAAGGTTGACCACCCGTTCTCAACTCACGGGGTAGAACGTGAAGTCATACAGACGGTTACTAGAGTCAGCGAGGGGCTGTTATACGAGCAAATCGACATTAGGAGGAAGCTGTTCCCTGTACCAACCGTATACGACTGGGTAGAAGAGCCGGAAGTTATCGACCTGGACTCCGAACCAGAGACCATCTACCTCGACTAAAGGTAAGACGCTCATTTACGTTACCCCATATCATCCTAAACGACGAATATAATCCATAGCGGGGGCCCGGGTCCCTCAAATAAAACAGGGCTCCGTTATTGCAGTGTCGCTCCGCGTGCGTCAACgttaagaattgtttttttttgttgactaGTGCGTCTGGGACGTCAcaggcaataaaatttctggtggcagcggtgggattcgtttaaaaattgattttgttaaaatccgaattcaactaaaaataatcggtgCGAGTTATTAAAGACGAGATCCGCGAAAGTAGCAAAGACAGTGAACCGAACTTCGCAACACACGCGTAACGGGAGTAGCAAGAAAACTCACCTCAGCCGCAAAGAACGCGATCGGGACGAACGCACAAACTACGGACGGAATCGTGAAATAACGCTCgacaaatacaataaaagCGAATCACACGGGGACTCCACACGCTTGAGATTATTTCTATAAATAGGATAAAGATTCACACGCGAAACCAATATGCCTATCGAAACTAGAACAGGTAGCAAAAAGGAAAGCGGCGCATCAGTAGATGATAGCTTACAACTTAAATATACGGAGACCGATATAGAATTCATAAAACAGGAGGTTTCCAATAAGGAAAAGAGGctccaaaaagaaaaagaagcgtTAGAGGAACGTCAAGCAGAAATAGATAAGAAGTCAAAACATCTTAGCGAACAATTCAGACAACAAGAAGCtgaattagagaaaaaacagCGCGCGATTGAATCGAGTAAAGACGCGGGGTTATCCGAAGAAGTTCAAAAGAAACTTGCCAGGCTCGCCGAGCTCGAGGCGAAAGAAATCGCGAACGCAAATACAAAAACGCAGCGGCACAACCCGACCGAGGGCCCCGCGCAAGACGTACCACATCCTACACAGCCAACAAAAGGCATAgtagaagaaatcaaatatCCTACGCAGTTCAAAACGAGCAAGGTAGACGATTCTAAAAATCCTGCACAGCTCTCCGCGAGCGTGACAGACGTTAAAATTAGGGACACTAACGAAGCGACGGGCCGTTCGAAAATGGATGAACCGCGGTTAGGTCCTGTAGAGGACACACAGCTGTCCGAACTTCTCCGTAAGAAGGCAGAAATAGATCGGGAAGTACAACTTCTCGTAGCACAAAATTCACGCGGCACAGATAGGGCAGTTACCCAAAGCATAGAATTAGCCACTGACGCTACATTTAGGGAACCCGGTCCAGTGTGTACGCGGAGTAAGGATGAATTAAGGTTAGAAGCAGAAATTCTGCACTTCAAAAAGAAggcagaaagaaagaaaggcgACTTAAGAAAATCCGTGGCGCCTCAAAAACCTAACCCTGTGGACAGTTACCGCCCTGATCCACTCAGCAGAGGAGCGATTGGTAGAAACGCCCTCAATTCAGAAAATGATCACATTTCAATAAAGTCAGTGGTTTCCGTCCCAACTGACGATGAAGATTTGAATTTAGAAGCAGAAGCGTTAGCTAGAGAAGCGTTGATCAGACGCATTCAAAAAGAGAACCGCGAGAAACTCAAAAATCTACGCGGAGGAATAGCAGGTCCGGACCTGGGACCTCAAGAATTAGGTGAGCCAGGCGTGCCGGAAGAATTAGTCCTCGATAAGGACTTAGAAATACGATTACGCGAGCAAGAGATTTGGGAGCGCGAATTAGAATTGCAGGAGCAAGAACTCGCGTACCAGGCCGCGTTAGCAGATCCGTACCGGGAGAGAAGGAGGAAATTAGCTGAGCGCGAGGAACAGTTAAAGAAAAGGGAGCAGGCCCTGAAGGATAAGATCTCGGGAATCACCCGCCCCCAAGTTACTCAAGTCGTTAACGCCGAGCAGGCACCCGTTCCTCCTACTCTGCCGTTAGCGGAGCAATCCATATCGGTTAAAGACGCGTTAGCGGTAGTCCCAAAATTTGACGGGAAAAACATCACCGTAATGCAGTTTAATCGGGCGTGCAAGAGGGCACTCGAGATGGTAACACCCAGCTTGGAGGGGTACCTCACGCGCCTCATCAGAAGCAAGCTCGCCGATCGAGCATACGCAGTAATCGAAGACGAGAGTTTTGCAACCCTGCAAGGACTCTTGGATAAACTCACGGAAGTATTCGCGCCCATTAGATCCGCGAATCATTACCGTGGAGAGCTTGGTCAGCTGTATAAATACGCTGATGAACACGTGCTAGATTACATAGGGAGAACCCGCGACATAAAAACGGGATTAATAGAAGCGGAACGAAGAAAGAACCGCGAGCTAACCAATGCAGAGATAATCAGGTTAGATGAGGAAGTCTGCGAGGCATTTGTCGGCGGACTACCGAGCGACTGCCGGAATGCAGTATTGATCAAAGGTTACTCCAACCTGAAGACAGCCTACGAAAGGGCTATAGATGCCAGCAAGGCATTAGAATTAGATAGAGATCGGGCTAGGAGCCGCGGCGCGAGCAGGGCCGAGAGTAATAACGCAGAGCCGTGTAAACATTGCGGCCGTAGTAATCACCTAACCGATCAGTGCCGAGCGATTAGGAGACCCGCGGTAAGCAGACCCGTGGAAAATAGAGAATCGTGTACGCTGTGCGGGCGGTCGACCCACAGCACAGCAAATTGTTACAAAAACAAACCGCCGTCGAGCCAACAGTCGACAGCGCGAAATACCAACGTAGTCGAATGTAGCTACTGCAAGAGCATAGGACATTCATACAACGAATGCCGTAAACGTAGATACCATGAAACAATTAGCCGAAACAACTCGGGAAACGGAGCAGGGCCCTCGGGGAACACTGGCAGCCCCCGAGTAACAAGGGCCAATGCCATAGAGACAGAGGAGGTGGAAACAGGTCCATCTGCCTCTACTTAAAAGGAAAAATACCTACAGTAAACTTAGATTCCAAAGATACGAAAACCGCAATAGACTTCATGATAGATACGGGAGCGGAGGCCAATATCGTAAAGGCCTCTAATGTAAAGGACTTTCGTAAAGTGAACCCCAAGAGGCGTATCACTATTATAGGAATAGGAGACGTACCACACTATAGTTTAGGAGCAACGGAATTGGAAATGTTTGGTTTCAAAACGGATTTTCACGTAGTTGAGAATACCTTTCCCATCAAAAGTGACGGTATCCTAGGGTCAGCTTTCCTTACCCAGTTCGAAGCCAATGTTAACTACGCGGACCAATGCCTCGAAGTACTGAACAAAGCCGTTTATTTTAATGATAGAGAAACCGTCCTCGTGCCCAAGCGTACGAACATAGCCTTCCCTATTAAAATTAGTGAAGATAGTATCAAAGAAGGATATGTACCCCTTCTTGACAGTTGCAAGGGAGTCTATATAGGGAACGCTATTGTTAAGGATGACGGAGGTAGGGCAACGATCCGCGCGGTAAACACCACGGAGGAGGACAAACTTATACCAGTCCCCACCGTAGAACTGTTGGATACGAGCGAAGCAATACCGTTAGGGGAGACCGAACACATTACCATAAACAAATGTTCGATAACAGACGTTACTGACTCCTACGAGAAACTCTCTAGACGCTCCGAAACtattacgaaattattgaGATTAGATCATCTTAACGATGAGGAAAAAGACAGTGTAGCCAGGATAGTTCGAGAAAACGCAGATGTCTTTCATCTGCCGGACGACAAGCTCCGATGCACAGGTGTCATGAAACATAAAATAGCTACCACCGATGACCTACCGGTGCACACTAAGCAATACAGATTTCCGCCCGTCCACAAGGACGAAATAGCTAGGCAGGTGACCGAAATGGAACAGAATGGCGTAATCAAGCCATCGGTATCGCCTTACAGTTCGCCACTTTGGATCGTACCGAAAAAGGCCGATTCGAAGGGAAATAAGAGATGGAGGATCGTGATAGATTATcgtaaattgaacgaaaaaacgatAGGTGACGCATATCCGTTGCCCAACATCACCGAAATCCTTGACCAGTTAGGGAATGCCCGGTATTTTTCGGTATTCGATTTAGCATCGGGCTTTCATCAAATACAAATGGACGAGAAGGACGCTCCCAAAACCGCCTTCTCGACACCGCACGGGCATTATGAATTCACGCGTATGCCATTCGGGCTGAAGAATGCGCCAGCTACTTTCCAGAGACTAATGGACCAAGTGTTGTTAGGATCGCAGGGCATAGAGCTGTTCGTATACCTGGATGACATAGTAATATACGCGTCTACTTTAGAAGAACACGAGCGAAAAGTCACGCGATTAATGAGTAGATTGCGGAAGGCAAACCTAGCCTTACAACCAGACAAGTGTGAATTTCTCAGACACGAAGTTACTTACTTAGGACACGTGATCAGCGACGTAGGTGTGGAACCGGACCCAAAGAAAATCGAgtccgtgaaaaaatttccagttcCCAAAAATGCTAAAAACATCAAGCAATTTTTAGGGCTAGCAGGTTATTACCGACGGTTCATACCGGGTTTTTCTAAGATCGCGAAACCGCTCACGAACCTTCTCAAAAAAGGGGAAAGCTTTGAATGGAAAGAACAACACCAATCAGCTTTTGAGTTTTTACGCGACAGGTTATGCGAGAAACCGATCCTGCAGTACCCAGATTTCGAGCGACCTTTCCTGGTCACAACGGACGCGTCCGGTTATGCAATCGGGGGTGTCCTGAGTCAGGGAGAAATTGGGAAAGATTTACCTATATCGTACGTATCACGGGTGTTAACATCagccgaaaaaaattactctacGTTCGAGAAGGAACTTTTAGCAGTAGTTTGGTGCGTGAATTACTTTAGACCGTACCTCTACGGCAGAGAATTTACCGTAATATCTGACCAAAAAGCCTTGTCAtggtttcataaaaataaaagcccATGTGCACGACTCATTAGGTGGAAGACCCTCCTAGCTGAGTTTCAGtgcacaataaaatataaggagGGGCGTGCGAATACGAACGCCGACGCCCTCTCCAGAAATCCGGTCGACGATACGGATCCAGCCCCGTTGGACCCCGAACTCGCGATCATACAGACACTAGAGTTAGATACGACAGACGAGACCGACACCACAAACGAAGACATTTTCGAGCTACCTCCGGTCACGACCGAAATGACAGGAGACCTATTTACAgtagatgaaaatttctcgctGGTGCATTGCGTAGCTGAGGACCTGCATATGGGAGCCGGCATCGCAGTGCAATTCCGGGAGAAATTTGGTAGACTTGACGAACTGAAACAACAGAACGCCAAGGTAGGTGAAGTGGCTCAGCTTCAGGTGGGCAGGCGGTTCGTTTATTAtctaataacaaaaaaacgtAGCAACGATAAGCCTACGTTG
Proteins encoded:
- the LOC138191347 gene encoding caldesmon-like, with the protein product MPIETRTGSKKESGASVDDSLQLKYTETDIEFIKQEVSNKEKRLQKEKEALEERQAEIDKKSKHLSEQFRQQEAELEKKQRAIESSKDAGLSEEVQKKLARLAELEAKEIANANTKTQRHNPTEGPAQDVPHPTQPTKGIVEEIKYPTQFKTSKVDDSKNPAQLSASVTDVKIRDTNEATGRSKMDEPRLGPVEDTQLSELLRKKAEIDREVQLLVAQNSRGTDRAVTQSIELATDATFREPGPVCTRSKDELRLEAEILHFKKKAERKKGDLRKSVAPQKPNPVDSYRPDPLSRGAIGRNALNSENDHISIKSVVSVPTDDEDLNLEAEALAREALIRRIQKENREKLKNLRGGIAGPDLGPQELGEPGVPEELVLDKDLEIRLREQEIWERELELQEQELAYQAALADPYRERRRKLAEREEQLKKREQALKDKISGITRPQVTQVVNAEQAPVPPTLPLAEQSISVKDALAVVPKFDGKNITVMQFNRACKRALEMVTPSLEGYLTRLIRSKLADRAYAVIEDESFATLQGLLDKLTEVFAPIRSANHYRGELGQLYKYADEHVLDYIGRTRDIKTGLIEAERRKNRELTNAEIIRLDEEVCEAFVGGLPSDCRNAVLIKGYSNLKTAYERAIDASKALELDRDRARSRGASRAESNNAEPCKHCGRSNHLTDQCRAIRRPAVSRPVENRESCTLCGRSTHSTANCYKNKPPSSQQSTARNTNVVECSYCKSIGHSYNECRKRRYHETISRNNSGNGAGPSGNTGSPRVTRANAIETEEVETGPSAST